The nucleotide window CTCCTTTCCGTTAAAAACGGTATTAATGTTAAATCCTACTTACCAATATTCCACCTGTATGTTTTTGACGGTCATTTTTCGAGGTCTCCTTGAAGTGCCTACCTTTCATTAACACAAGATTGTATTCCGTTCATAAAGATCAACAGAAAAGTAGCCGGAACGTTCACGCGCGCAAACGGAGAACAGAATAAACTCTGTCAAAAGTGACTCGACTGTTATAATGATGTCTCTTTTTCAACGTTGGGGGCGACTTGTGAAATAATCACTTTACTTATGATAATCCTCTCGTAATGTTGGGCCTACACAATAATTTTGTATTACGTAAACAAAGCTGTCAGACTGAAACTTGTTAAAAGGGTCACGTTATTTTAACCATTACCTAGCATTAATCCCCTTCAATCCTTGTTGTATGACTTAGTGGGTAATAACACGGAGGaattttcctccatggtaataaGTATATCATTATTTAAAGTCAcagtaagtaggatttgaaactttgcatggtggaaataagatatagaagagtttgcggtaagaccatgtaataactatctctaaatgagttggggtggttctgaaaagaaccgttggtttaactcttCTATATCTAAAGTCACAGTGATGTAAAACATGAAATTTTCATGAGAGGGAGGGGGTGTGGCAGTTTATTCAGCTTACCTCTACCTCTATGTTTGAATCGTCCTTCTCCAGCCCATGTTTATTTCCCATATGACGGACATAATTCACAGGGACGGGGGCAGGCAGAGAGAGACATAATGGTGGGAGGGGGTGGCTATAAAAGAACCTTTCATTTGTTACCCTGCTTGGCACTCATGACCCCTAACTGGTTCTAAATGAACAGTTTTCATCAATtgctttgaaattttgtactctCAATTTGTTATGAAAACCAAGGTTTATAGACACATGTTACAAAATTACACAGTGTATGCAACTTTACAAAGTGACATCGTAAAGTATGCAACTTACTCAATGCAAAATGAAGCACAATGCAAATTATGTATTTATGAATCAGACATTTATTTGAACTTCATTCAAGCAAAATTTACACAATTAGTATAAATATGACTATTCTGATTATAAAAGCCTTTGATGTTGCACTCGCCCATCACATACTTGACACCCCAGACCGTTTATCAAGGTTAAATCTTTGGGTCATTCCCTTTTCAACTTAACCCGTCATTCGCTGGATACTTCATGTCATGTGACAGACAAGTTTGAAAACAACAAAGGGTAAATTGGCTTTCACCTGTGGCTAAAAGAATGCATAGagtatttgtttggttttaaaGTCAGATATTGTAACCGGGGCAAACACCCAAAATTGAGACCTATGCTAAGGAGATAAGCCCACCTTGTTGGGCTGCTATGGCTCTCTATTAACAATTAACATAGTCAACACCAATATGAATCTTTTTCATCGTCTCCTTATAGCGTCTCTTTTAACATCTGCCTTATCATAGTACCCATTACAGTGTAATTGGGACTATGATAAGACAGGTGATAACAAAGGAGAGCCATAATAGCCAAACAAGGTGGGCTATGAGGATAGCTCCCCCACCTCCAAGGCACTTCACACAGCACTGGCAGCCATCTTCCGAGGTGGTTTTTTTCCCCTGCTTTTCTCTAAATCTCATTGAGCTTTCACAATTGTTAGGAAGAAGTAAAGCAGCCACCAAAGGAAGAGAGAAATAGTccacatttcataaaaaaaacatggttgtTCTTTGTTTAAAGTCTTTTGCATAATTCACATTTTCCCCTGAACGGCATTGAGTGAAGAATTACTCTGGGCTTATATATAGACATAACTGCATTTTCACctccttttttttacaaatactaAGACGATCGAAATGCACAACTGTATAAATATGCATATAAATTATCTTAAGAAAAATATAGCATTTTTGCTAGTCCTCTAAGAATGGAGAACTCCTTAAACCGCATAGtctttcttaaataaaacatcaaaaaaGCTAAGATATCCCAGTCAGTTGTCAAAACCTGAAGTCAAAAACTATGGCTATGTTCGAAACGGCAACTTCTGCAACAGCTACGGCTTGATCACACACATCAGCCTATTCAACTGGGTGACgcactgatctagccgtagctgtagctacATTCCTGGAATGTAGTAGGAGAATTTTATTGACTACAAGGGTTGGCCTaccatgtacacatggtgtaggctcttatagacatttcaggctattttaACTTTTTAGATTTGTCCATAAGCAAAAAAACAGAAACCAGACTAAAGTAGAGGGAATATAATGCCTTGAAACATATGGAAAAACCTGAGTGATACAGTTAAAGACAAGAACTGTTTTAAATCAGTCGACACCAGTGTTCTCTAGTGTCCGAGTGTTGGAAAGTCATGCAAATGTAGAGTGAGGAAAGTTTTAAAAGACTGTTATCATGTTTTAaacgtcttgtttttctaaaggcTGCTTTGGAAAACAGTGCCTTTATCATGTATTTTGTTAACAGTATAAAAATTATGCATCAACATCATCCAGCCACCATCATAGAGGTAATATGAtgacaaaatcattgaaatacacagatttgtacgcacgACGCAAAGGGCTGGCCGATGAAAAAAACTCCATTTGTCCTCTAGGCGAGGGCGCCCTCCTCATCATGTACATAAGGTCGATTGATGATTCCTTTCCCTGTGTACTGGGAACAGGATGAACATTGTGGAAGCTTGATACAAGTCTATTGCGACAAAAGCAGTAGGAGAAGATTCTGATGCATTCTAGTAGCCAGTGGGTAGTCTGTTTATATTGTCATCTTACAATACCGTGCATTCACTAGCACTATGAGTGACTGGTACAACATCTCCCCCATCGTACTCTGTGATAGATCGGATGATCTGTCattcaaaagaagaaacaaaatggtaTTAAGATTATCAGCATTTGTATAAGTTTAGGTCACTTGACTCTGGAAGTGGTGAAGAAAAGCAATATACATAAACAATCTAACAGACTGTTATTTGAATTTGTGATTTGGGCCTGATTTCACATAGACTGGTACCATGTTGGgcactgggcctaatttcattaagcctgtaagcaaaaatACTTGCTTAAGTACAGAAAACTCATGTtgagcaaaaataggttaccagacCAAATACAGTACATTTACCATTGATGTGATTGGTACCCTACtcaattcttgcttagcaaataataTTGCCTAGCATAGAATTTTGCCTAGTAGGATTATCTACTAAACaactttatgaatttgggcccaggtcttACAGGCTCAATGTTTTTTGggggatacaatgatttcattggataaagtgctgtgacgtaagctttccatatctgtgttatgattggtgCTGGAATGTAGTGTTAgcttgctttgttttgttttaatcactATGTTATATGTGTAAATGTGAACTGACTGTGAATCTCCTTATGAAGTGAATGCTCAAAGGTACATTTTGCAACGTCGTCAAGCTGGTATCTGATATTATTCACAAACCTCGAAGTGTGATGTCAGACATTCGGACTAAATTTCATACTAGAGCTGTGTATGCACAAAAGTAGCAATGAGAAGATTTATCTCGCTTGTATTATTATGGGCAAGTATTATTCAGTAATCAACAGAATTATATCCGTCAGAAAATTGAACACAAAAACAAGGCCGCTGGACTTGTCCaatcatgagtttactggccggCTACTTAAACCACTGGCATTAAATTTAAGCCCTCAATATTCATACCTCCTTGTTGACTGGAAATCCTCCATTTTTCAGTTTAGAGAACAACACCTGGCCATTCAGAGTTACTTCAAACGAAGCTGTACAATAgaagatataataataacaataagagtgttttttttatagcgcacatatccgcCACTCAGTGAAGAAGCTCTCAAAGTACTTTAACTTACAGGATTTTCCTGAAATGTATGTGGGACAATggttg belongs to Asterias amurensis chromosome 5, ASM3211899v1 and includes:
- the LOC139937688 gene encoding migration and invasion enhancer 1-like; translated protein: GYYPRYRELQDDIKRSVPGAVVDGKVGRRSSFEVTLNGQVLFSKLKNGGFPVNKEIIRSITEYDGGDVVPVTHSASECTVL